The proteins below are encoded in one region of Shewanella putrefaciens:
- a CDS encoding mechanosensitive ion channel domain-containing protein, producing MRRSISLLLALSVSLFSISTHSFAEDAGSAVTEASTTSSTVQAELNALQGAINTDVNRLKQVKGELKTIAEYRIKNKALLIRNQIKSLLETSPLDTAFLLPLIQEQLQYIQRIDTYLDNNIESLSQQLGSSNDDAILLEISIRELEKDEYYKQQLETLDWLAQVGQDVTTTKTALTQLLLRRADTFESLVTYTQQQLQTAVTAATNAGKDVTSAQTSRVQALKDRLAKNSQSLNVQIDLLDTLGQDTAILKKTLFSISGDITQDVLSFDVASSLIEQWLDTAKVQSIDHGPTLVFKLFVFCLILFIASLAGKLTKKIVENTVNNSKLNFSKLLQDFFTSLSGKAVFTIGVLIALSQLGIELGPLLAGFGIAGVIIGFALQDTLSNFASGMMILIYRPYDVGDLINAAGVTGRVSHMSLVSTTIKTLDNQRLIIPNNKIWGDTINNITVEHQRRVDMTFGISYSDNIEHAEAILKSIVEAHPKVQPMPAPLIKLHLLGESSVDFIVRPWAKPEDYWDVYWDITREVKLRFDAEGISIPFPQRDVHIHQAVK from the coding sequence ATGCGCCGCTCAATTAGTTTGCTACTCGCACTCAGCGTTTCCCTATTTAGTATCAGTACCCACAGCTTCGCCGAGGACGCAGGTTCTGCTGTCACCGAGGCAAGTACAACATCCAGCACAGTACAGGCCGAATTAAATGCCCTACAAGGGGCGATCAATACCGATGTTAATCGCCTTAAACAAGTCAAAGGCGAGCTTAAAACCATCGCCGAATACCGCATAAAAAACAAAGCGTTACTCATAAGAAATCAGATTAAATCCCTGCTTGAAACATCGCCATTAGACACTGCATTTCTATTACCTCTCATCCAAGAGCAGTTGCAATACATTCAAAGGATAGACACTTATCTCGACAACAACATTGAAAGCCTGTCCCAACAATTAGGCTCAAGCAACGATGACGCCATTCTGCTCGAGATCTCAATACGCGAGCTAGAAAAGGATGAGTACTACAAACAACAACTTGAAACACTCGACTGGTTAGCCCAAGTGGGCCAAGACGTGACGACCACAAAAACAGCATTAACCCAACTCTTGCTACGCCGTGCAGATACCTTTGAGAGTCTGGTGACTTACACCCAGCAGCAACTGCAAACGGCGGTCACTGCCGCGACGAATGCGGGTAAAGATGTCACTTCGGCTCAAACTAGCCGAGTACAGGCCCTAAAAGATCGCCTTGCGAAAAACAGTCAAAGCTTAAATGTTCAAATTGATTTACTCGATACCCTAGGACAGGATACCGCCATCCTCAAAAAGACTTTATTTAGTATTTCAGGGGATATTACTCAAGATGTTTTAAGCTTTGACGTTGCCTCAAGCCTAATAGAACAATGGCTAGATACGGCAAAGGTGCAATCGATTGACCATGGCCCCACCTTGGTCTTTAAGTTATTTGTGTTCTGCTTGATTTTGTTTATTGCCAGCCTTGCTGGAAAGTTAACCAAGAAAATTGTTGAAAATACAGTTAACAATTCCAAGTTAAATTTCAGCAAGTTACTGCAAGACTTTTTTACCTCACTCTCTGGCAAGGCGGTATTCACCATAGGTGTACTTATCGCGCTGTCACAGCTTGGGATCGAACTTGGCCCCTTACTCGCGGGCTTTGGTATCGCCGGTGTGATTATTGGTTTCGCCCTGCAAGATACCCTATCGAATTTCGCCTCGGGCATGATGATTCTGATCTATCGCCCCTACGATGTGGGGGATTTAATTAATGCGGCAGGAGTCACTGGGCGTGTTAGCCATATGAGTCTGGTATCAACAACCATTAAAACATTGGATAACCAACGGCTAATCATTCCCAACAACAAGATTTGGGGCGATACCATCAACAACATTACTGTCGAGCATCAACGCCGCGTGGACATGACCTTTGGGATCAGCTATAGCGATAATATAGAACACGCCGAAGCCATTCTAAAATCCATAGTCGAAGCCCATCCTAAGGTTCAACCTATGCCAGCCCCATTGATTAAATTGCATTTGTTAGGTGAATCCTCGGTCGACTTTATTGTTCGTCCCTGGGCAAAACCTGAGGATTACTGGGACGTGTATTGGGATATCACCCGTGAAGTCAAACTGCGTTTCGATGCCGAGGGCATTAGCATTCCGTTCCCACAACGGGATGTGCATATCCATCAAGCGGTAAAATAG
- a CDS encoding methyltransferase domain-containing protein yields MQDKNFDKLAQKFAKNIYGTPKGEIRAAVLWRDLSPALAQLGDKKLRILDAGGGFGYFSQKLARLGHEVVLCDISAEMLAQAQEQISASPLPLNITLVHAPIQDLSVEQHGVFDLILCHAVVEWLVDAKATMEGLLTMLRPNGLFSLMFYNREAMRFHALVSGNFDYVAADLKVKKKVRLTPTHPLYIHEVKQWFSEWDMALVTQSGVRVIHDYLKKNQAADFDYQKLLTMELQYSQREPYISLGRYVHFLGQSSATTGVNRQTPISNTLED; encoded by the coding sequence GTGCAAGATAAGAATTTTGATAAGCTCGCGCAAAAATTCGCGAAAAATATATACGGTACTCCTAAGGGGGAAATCCGTGCCGCCGTATTATGGCGTGACCTCTCCCCCGCTTTGGCCCAATTGGGCGATAAAAAACTGCGCATTTTAGATGCGGGCGGCGGCTTTGGTTACTTTAGCCAAAAGCTGGCACGCCTTGGCCATGAAGTCGTGCTATGCGATATCTCCGCCGAAATGCTTGCGCAGGCACAGGAGCAAATCTCAGCCTCACCCCTTCCCTTAAATATCACCCTAGTCCATGCCCCGATCCAAGATTTGTCCGTGGAACAACATGGGGTATTCGACCTTATCCTCTGCCATGCCGTTGTCGAGTGGCTTGTCGATGCCAAAGCCACAATGGAAGGTCTATTGACAATGCTCAGACCTAATGGTCTGTTCTCGTTGATGTTTTACAATAGGGAAGCCATGCGTTTTCACGCCTTAGTCTCGGGGAATTTTGACTATGTGGCCGCCGATCTCAAAGTGAAGAAAAAGGTGCGCCTGACCCCCACCCATCCACTTTATATCCATGAGGTCAAACAATGGTTTAGCGAGTGGGATATGGCACTAGTGACTCAATCTGGGGTGCGGGTGATCCACGACTATTTGAAAAAGAACCAAGCGGCGGATTTTGACTATCAAAAGCTACTCACCATGGAGCTCCAATACTCACAGCGCGAGCCCTATATTTCACTCGGCCGCTATGTACACTTTTTAGGGCAGAGCTCGGCAACAACAGGCGTTAATAGGCAAACCCCTATCTCAAATACCTTGGAAGATTAG
- a CDS encoding prephenate dehydrogenase codes for MPHTKVIEQLKENLQTAYRQAIDADAKLDELKKAGLGKFTSIFTAEQGFIVSSNRFLPYVQELVDDLTKLQDQASLDPVALETYVRQLATLLKTLQAFKKQS; via the coding sequence ATGCCACACACTAAGGTTATAGAGCAACTGAAAGAAAACCTTCAAACCGCCTATCGCCAAGCCATAGATGCAGACGCTAAGTTAGATGAATTGAAGAAAGCAGGCCTTGGAAAATTCACTAGCATTTTCACAGCCGAACAGGGCTTTATCGTTTCAAGCAATCGTTTTTTGCCCTATGTGCAAGAACTCGTTGATGATTTAACTAAGCTGCAAGATCAGGCAAGCCTAGATCCCGTTGCACTTGAAACCTATGTGCGCCAACTCGCAACCTTACTAAAAACCCTGCAAGCCTTTAAGAAACAAAGCTGA
- a CDS encoding response regulator — MSHLSPSELSILLVEPSETQRRIIIQRLQQEGIVSIQTAANLADSKEVITRHKPDLIVSAMHFDDGTANDLLSYLRNNSDCRDIQFMLVSSECRREQLEIFRQSGVVAILPKPFNAEHLGKALNATIDLLSHDELDLSHFDVHDVRVLVVDDSRMARNVIKRTIGNLGIKLITEAEDGAQAIELMRHNMFDLVITDYNMPSVDGLALTQFIRNESQQSHIPILMVSSEANDTHLSNVSQAGVNALCDKPFEPKLVKQLLYQLLEE, encoded by the coding sequence ATGAGCCATTTATCGCCCAGCGAACTTTCCATCCTGCTAGTGGAACCTTCTGAAACCCAACGCAGGATCATTATCCAGCGTTTACAGCAGGAAGGGATTGTCAGCATCCAAACCGCGGCCAACCTTGCGGATTCAAAAGAGGTGATTACACGGCATAAACCGGACTTGATCGTCAGCGCCATGCACTTTGATGACGGCACGGCGAACGACTTGCTCAGTTATTTACGCAACAATAGCGACTGCCGCGACATTCAATTTATGTTGGTATCGAGCGAATGTCGCCGTGAGCAATTAGAAATATTTCGCCAATCGGGTGTGGTCGCCATTTTACCTAAACCCTTTAATGCCGAGCATTTAGGTAAAGCCCTCAATGCAACTATCGATTTATTGAGCCACGATGAACTCGATTTAAGTCATTTTGATGTGCACGATGTGCGCGTCTTAGTGGTCGATGATAGCCGGATGGCGAGAAACGTCATTAAACGTACCATAGGCAATTTAGGGATTAAATTGATCACCGAAGCCGAAGATGGCGCCCAAGCGATTGAGTTAATGCGACATAACATGTTCGATCTTGTGATCACCGATTACAATATGCCCAGTGTCGATGGGCTCGCGTTAACACAATTCATTCGTAATGAGAGCCAACAATCCCACATCCCGATTCTTATGGTTTCCTCCGAAGCCAATGATACCCACTTAAGCAATGTGTCACAGGCCGGCGTAAATGCGCTGTGCGATAAGCCCTTTGAACCTAAATTGGTTAAACAACTCCTTTATCAACTATTGGAAGAATAA
- a CDS encoding aldo/keto reductase, whose protein sequence is MYESHLTFSEFVAGFWRMASWQMTPVQRLKLIEQYLDLGVTTMDHADIYGQYQCEALFGEALTLKPALRGQMQIVSKCGIKPAFDCRPSRYVNHYDTSYAHIIASVEQSLTQLNTDYLDLLLIHRPDPLMDADAVAEAFAHLKQTGKVRHFGVSNFTVSQFSLLQSRLDAPLVTNQVEISPLEMSHLADGTLDLCQERRIRPMAWSCLGGGNIFKNTNPQAVRLQQTLAVIADEVNAQDISQVIYAWVRMLPSKPVPIIGSGNIERIKSAVASSHIQLDRQQWFSIWQAATGHSVP, encoded by the coding sequence ATGTACGAGTCCCATTTAACTTTTTCTGAATTTGTTGCTGGATTTTGGCGAATGGCAAGTTGGCAGATGACGCCAGTACAACGGCTTAAGCTAATTGAGCAATACCTAGATTTGGGTGTAACTACGATGGACCATGCCGATATTTATGGTCAATACCAGTGTGAAGCCTTATTTGGCGAAGCCTTAACCCTTAAACCCGCGCTGCGTGGGCAAATGCAAATCGTCAGTAAATGCGGTATCAAACCCGCCTTTGACTGTCGACCGAGCCGTTACGTCAACCACTATGACACTTCTTACGCGCATATTATTGCCAGCGTTGAACAATCCTTAACGCAACTGAATACCGATTATCTCGATCTGCTGCTTATCCACAGACCCGATCCATTGATGGATGCGGATGCGGTCGCAGAGGCCTTTGCACACTTAAAACAGACAGGTAAAGTGCGTCACTTTGGGGTGTCTAACTTTACGGTGTCACAATTTTCATTGCTGCAATCGAGGCTCGACGCCCCTTTAGTGACCAATCAAGTGGAGATATCGCCGCTGGAAATGAGCCACTTAGCCGATGGCACCTTAGATCTCTGCCAAGAACGGCGTATCAGACCTATGGCTTGGTCATGTCTGGGTGGGGGAAACATCTTTAAGAATACCAATCCGCAGGCCGTGCGCTTGCAGCAAACATTAGCCGTCATTGCCGACGAAGTGAATGCCCAAGACATTAGCCAAGTGATCTATGCTTGGGTGCGCATGTTGCCAAGTAAGCCTGTGCCCATCATAGGCAGTGGTAATATTGAACGGATTAAGAGTGCCGTGGCATCGAGCCATATTCAGCTCGATCGTCAGCAGTGGTTTAGCATCTGGCAAGCTGCGACAGGCCACAGCGTACCTTAA
- a CDS encoding DUF3016 domain-containing protein has translation MKVQFLLLAGVLSCSAVWATDEVKTDPVTEDGIVKILWQSPKDFRDIESSGEIQSRYETRLFETLTKNINKEASKILKLNQKLEMTVTDVDLAGDMRPTFGATADDLRVVKDIYPPRMTFSYQVLENGKVIIAGDEKLSDMGFLSGIQSQTDKPFMHETQMLTDWLKKAIAPKL, from the coding sequence ATGAAAGTTCAGTTCCTTTTACTCGCAGGTGTACTCAGTTGCAGTGCAGTGTGGGCCACAGATGAAGTGAAAACCGATCCTGTTACTGAAGATGGCATAGTTAAAATCCTCTGGCAGAGTCCAAAGGATTTTCGTGATATTGAATCATCGGGGGAAATCCAATCCCGTTACGAGACTCGATTATTTGAGACCTTAACCAAGAATATCAATAAGGAAGCCTCGAAAATTTTAAAACTAAATCAAAAGCTTGAGATGACTGTCACCGATGTTGATCTCGCTGGTGATATGCGCCCAACCTTTGGGGCAACCGCCGATGATTTGCGTGTCGTTAAAGATATTTATCCGCCGCGTATGACCTTCAGTTATCAAGTGCTTGAGAACGGTAAAGTGATTATCGCTGGGGATGAGAAACTCTCTGATATGGGTTTTTTATCTGGTATCCAATCGCAAACCGATAAACCATTTATGCACGAGACCCAAATGCTGACCGATTGGTTGAAAAAAGCCATCGCACCTAAGCTTTAG
- a CDS encoding formate--tetrahydrofolate ligase, producing MLTDMAISGRASLKNIAELGVEFGLLPEEMTLVGNTKAKVDLCVQRRLAGQSKGKLIIVTALTPTPYGEGKTVTSIGLTQSLKAIGKRACACIRQPSMGPVFGVKGGAAGGGYAQVVPMQELNLHLTGDIHAVGSAHNLGAAAIAARLFHESRLGKTEFEAQSGLTFLDIDPSEIRWHRVVDHNDRCLRQIQVGLGENNGPEYASRFDISAASELMAILALSQNLADMRARIGRLVLALNRQGEVISADDLGVAGAMASIMADAIKPTLMQTLNGAPCLIHAGPFANIAHGNSSIIADDIALKLADFVVTEGGFGSDMGFEKFCNIKVRQSGQVPSAAVLVTTLKALKANSCVESEMDINAPDQTRLEAGFANLNWHINNVARYGIPVVVAINRFATDTDAELQWLTEAVSHTQAFGCEISDAFAKGEAGAIALAQTVVQAAETESQFKPLYSEQVSLEAKLSTLAEVGYGALGVSLSNEAKQQLQQLNALGYGHLPVCVAKTPLSISHEPTLKGVPKGFIVPIRALSLNAGAGFITALVGNVMTMPGLGITPGYLKIDIDEEGEIIGLG from the coding sequence ATGCTGACCGATATGGCTATTTCAGGCCGTGCAAGTTTAAAAAACATCGCAGAATTGGGTGTCGAGTTTGGCTTATTACCCGAAGAAATGACCTTAGTCGGCAACACAAAAGCTAAGGTCGATTTATGTGTGCAGCGGCGACTAGCCGGGCAGAGTAAGGGTAAGCTGATTATCGTCACGGCCCTCACTCCTACGCCCTATGGTGAAGGTAAAACTGTGACCAGTATTGGCTTAACTCAATCGCTTAAGGCCATAGGTAAAAGGGCCTGCGCCTGTATTCGCCAGCCGAGTATGGGGCCGGTATTTGGGGTGAAAGGCGGCGCAGCCGGTGGTGGTTACGCACAAGTGGTGCCAATGCAGGAGCTGAATTTACACCTCACCGGGGACATTCATGCCGTAGGGAGTGCCCACAATCTAGGTGCTGCAGCCATTGCCGCGCGGCTGTTTCACGAGTCACGCTTAGGCAAAACCGAATTTGAGGCACAGTCTGGGCTGACATTTTTGGATATAGATCCCAGTGAGATCCGCTGGCATAGGGTGGTCGATCATAATGATCGCTGCCTGCGGCAAATCCAGGTGGGGTTGGGGGAAAACAATGGGCCCGAATATGCATCACGCTTTGACATTAGCGCCGCCTCCGAGTTGATGGCCATTCTGGCCCTTAGTCAAAACTTAGCGGATATGCGTGCTCGTATCGGTCGCTTAGTATTGGCGCTCAATCGGCAGGGGGAAGTGATCAGCGCCGATGATTTAGGCGTTGCAGGTGCTATGGCGTCGATTATGGCCGATGCCATTAAACCGACTCTAATGCAGACCCTCAATGGGGCGCCATGCCTTATCCACGCTGGGCCATTTGCCAATATTGCCCATGGTAATTCATCGATTATTGCCGATGATATCGCCTTAAAACTGGCCGATTTTGTGGTCACCGAAGGCGGGTTCGGTTCCGATATGGGCTTTGAGAAATTCTGTAATATCAAAGTGCGCCAGTCGGGGCAGGTGCCGAGTGCGGCGGTGTTAGTGACCACCCTAAAGGCTCTCAAAGCCAACAGCTGTGTGGAGTCTGAGATGGATATCAATGCGCCCGATCAAACTCGTCTCGAGGCGGGATTTGCTAATTTAAACTGGCATATCAACAATGTGGCTCGATATGGTATTCCGGTAGTGGTAGCCATTAACCGTTTTGCTACCGATACGGATGCCGAGCTGCAGTGGTTGACTGAGGCCGTGAGTCATACTCAGGCCTTCGGTTGTGAGATAAGCGATGCCTTTGCCAAGGGCGAAGCCGGTGCTATTGCCCTCGCGCAAACTGTGGTCCAAGCCGCTGAAACTGAAAGTCAATTCAAGCCGTTGTATTCAGAGCAAGTATCATTAGAGGCTAAATTATCCACCTTAGCCGAGGTCGGTTATGGCGCATTGGGTGTCAGTCTCTCCAATGAGGCCAAGCAGCAGTTGCAGCAACTGAATGCATTGGGTTATGGGCATTTACCTGTCTGTGTTGCCAAAACACCACTGTCGATAAGCCACGAACCTACGCTAAAAGGGGTGCCCAAGGGCTTTATCGTGCCTATTCGAGCCTTAAGTTTGAATGCGGGGGCGGGATTTATTACGGCACTGGTGGGCAATGTAATGACTATGCCAGGACTTGGGATCACGCCGGGTTACTTAAAGATCGATATCGATGAAGAGGGTGAGATCATTGGATTAGGTTAA
- a CDS encoding GGDEF domain-containing protein, whose product MTSLDLAKELDKIIAKGAINPLFQPIFNILEHKIHGFEALSRGPEHSPLYSPVPLFQTAEHQGKLSELETLCRRISLEQFKLRQFQGRLFINISPKALLDPAHPKGMTLQLLQQLGISPSQVVIELSEQYPADDIDLLKSCLNHYRSQGFMTAIDDLGAGYSGLRLWSELAPDYVKIDRHFIHQIDSTPVKQEFVRSIVELCQSLTCKVIAEGIETQEELAVLKQLGIVYCQGYLLGRPEAQPCRAMKATLVPNNTQVQPRYSESAESLCSSAITVVPTLKLKHLSDTFSSQPALQAVVVVENQIPLGIISRATLLELFSTPYGRALHENHAVSEVMDPQVLQIEANEPLSIVSQLLTSESANTVAQQFIILRRGKLLGIGHTKDLLQRITEHRIKMARHANPLTDLPGNVPIQEELKRLRLQQKPFYLAYFDLCHFKPYNDIYGFCRGDEVICEVANLLVKYKSDNCFIGHVGGDDFVIISTCEQIIGRCQRILADFEAHKQLFYSAEHWQAQEMLADDRQGQACYHKLISLCVGLLTPAHTFNCNEHSLSTLSAKAKKQAKSAHNGLCLLEEPQLNPQALIA is encoded by the coding sequence ATGACAAGTTTAGATCTGGCAAAAGAGCTTGATAAGATAATTGCAAAAGGGGCGATCAACCCACTTTTTCAGCCTATTTTCAATATATTAGAACATAAAATCCATGGTTTTGAAGCCTTAAGCCGTGGCCCAGAACACAGCCCTCTCTATTCGCCCGTCCCCCTGTTCCAGACTGCAGAACACCAAGGAAAATTAAGCGAACTCGAAACCCTGTGTAGGCGCATCTCATTAGAGCAATTTAAACTGCGGCAATTTCAGGGCAGGCTGTTTATCAATATCTCGCCCAAGGCACTGTTAGATCCCGCCCATCCAAAGGGGATGACACTGCAATTATTGCAACAATTAGGGATCTCCCCCTCCCAGGTGGTGATTGAGCTGTCAGAGCAATACCCAGCGGATGATATAGACCTGCTAAAATCCTGTTTAAATCATTACCGTAGCCAAGGATTTATGACGGCAATAGACGACTTAGGCGCAGGTTATTCTGGCCTAAGGCTTTGGTCAGAACTGGCCCCTGACTATGTCAAAATTGATCGCCATTTTATTCATCAAATTGATTCGACCCCAGTAAAACAAGAGTTTGTGCGCTCGATTGTCGAACTCTGCCAAAGTCTGACCTGCAAAGTGATTGCTGAAGGTATTGAAACTCAGGAAGAACTCGCAGTGCTCAAACAACTCGGTATCGTTTATTGTCAGGGTTACTTACTCGGCCGCCCAGAAGCTCAACCCTGCCGAGCGATGAAAGCGACCTTAGTCCCTAATAATACTCAGGTTCAGCCAAGGTATAGCGAATCGGCAGAGAGCCTTTGCAGCAGCGCTATCACTGTGGTTCCAACCCTAAAACTTAAGCATCTCAGCGATACTTTCAGTTCACAACCAGCGTTGCAAGCTGTGGTGGTGGTTGAAAATCAAATTCCCCTAGGCATCATCAGCCGCGCGACCTTGCTGGAGCTTTTTAGCACTCCCTATGGTCGAGCCCTGCATGAAAATCATGCGGTGTCCGAGGTCATGGACCCACAAGTCTTGCAGATTGAAGCCAATGAGCCGCTGTCAATTGTGAGCCAATTACTGACTTCGGAAAGCGCCAACACGGTCGCGCAGCAATTTATTATCTTACGCCGCGGCAAACTCCTTGGTATTGGCCACACAAAAGACTTATTGCAACGTATTACCGAACACAGAATAAAAATGGCGCGCCATGCCAATCCTCTTACGGATTTACCGGGAAATGTGCCTATACAAGAAGAACTTAAGCGACTTAGGCTGCAACAAAAGCCTTTTTATTTAGCCTACTTCGACCTGTGTCACTTTAAGCCATACAATGATATCTATGGATTTTGCCGTGGTGATGAAGTGATCTGTGAAGTAGCCAATCTATTGGTGAAATATAAGAGTGATAACTGTTTTATCGGCCATGTCGGCGGAGATGACTTTGTGATTATCAGTACCTGCGAGCAGATTATTGGCCGTTGCCAGCGAATTTTGGCCGATTTTGAAGCCCACAAACAATTATTCTATAGCGCTGAACATTGGCAAGCGCAGGAAATGCTAGCAGATGATAGGCAAGGCCAAGCCTGCTACCACAAACTCATCAGCCTATGTGTTGGCTTACTGACACCGGCGCACACCTTTAACTGTAACGAACATAGCCTTTCGACCCTGAGCGCAAAGGCAAAAAAACAGGCAAAGTCCGCACACAACGGACTTTGCCTGCTAGAAGAGCCTCAACTTAATCCACAGGCATTAATCGCTTAA
- a CDS encoding MaoC/PaaZ C-terminal domain-containing protein → MPSLFSLYRKIFFGRKPGWDQQPLPHIKVTAPNVTVSEASVSQYAQVCGFQFDGKVLPPTYLYIMAFRLHAVIFTHDGITFPLLGMIHLKNRIQVYRPTRVDEKFSLECALTTSRETDSGLEFEFVSKVFVGEELVWESLSTYLYRIETAGRRVRPPKALEMAWDAPQCWELSEDLGRRYAKASGDYNLIHLHPVLSKRFGFDRVLAHGMWSKARCLAELMPEIGERPFVVDVAFKLPLLMPAEVGFAYEKNAERWVFELRDSKGRRPHLSGDVQF, encoded by the coding sequence ATGCCGTCGCTGTTTTCTCTTTATCGCAAGATCTTTTTTGGACGCAAACCAGGTTGGGACCAACAGCCTCTACCTCATATTAAAGTCACTGCGCCTAATGTGACTGTGTCTGAAGCGAGCGTCAGCCAATATGCCCAAGTTTGCGGCTTCCAGTTTGATGGTAAAGTCCTTCCGCCGACTTACCTTTATATCATGGCCTTTCGCCTACATGCGGTCATTTTTACCCACGATGGCATTACCTTTCCATTACTGGGCATGATCCACCTTAAAAACCGCATCCAAGTGTATCGCCCTACTAGGGTCGACGAGAAGTTCTCCTTAGAATGCGCACTCACAACGAGCCGTGAGACAGATTCAGGGTTGGAATTTGAGTTTGTTTCAAAGGTGTTTGTCGGGGAAGAGTTAGTGTGGGAATCGCTCTCGACCTATTTATATCGTATCGAAACCGCGGGTCGCCGAGTGCGTCCACCTAAGGCGCTTGAAATGGCGTGGGATGCACCGCAGTGCTGGGAACTCAGTGAAGATCTTGGCCGTCGCTATGCCAAAGCCTCCGGTGACTATAACCTGATCCATTTACACCCTGTGCTCTCCAAGCGCTTTGGTTTCGACCGAGTGCTAGCCCATGGCATGTGGTCTAAGGCCCGCTGTTTAGCGGAATTAATGCCCGAGATTGGCGAGCGCCCCTTCGTGGTGGATGTGGCTTTTAAATTACCACTTTTAATGCCGGCTGAAGTGGGATTTGCCTATGAAAAGAATGCCGAACGCTGGGTCTTTGAATTACGGGATAGCAAAGGCCGTCGCCCCCATTTAAGTGGTGATGTGCAGTTTTAA
- a CDS encoding DUF4240 domain-containing protein, whose protein sequence is MTEVEFWDLVTRTEATQSQESLAQSLKQKLTELSHDELKAFDKIFGQQMRRSYLWSVWGAAYIITGCDSEYAFAEFRCFLISLGKTTYEAVITHPDSLAQLPAWPEKDGYAYPFVDEYDLIAGQLYEDRTGEELPFMPSGKATPVGKKFSTKPKELKQQYPELSARFPF, encoded by the coding sequence ATGACAGAAGTTGAATTTTGGGACTTAGTGACACGTACAGAAGCGACGCAATCACAGGAGTCTCTCGCCCAATCACTCAAACAAAAGCTAACCGAATTGAGCCATGATGAGTTGAAGGCCTTCGATAAAATCTTTGGTCAACAGATGCGCCGCAGTTACCTATGGTCGGTTTGGGGCGCGGCTTATATCATCACAGGTTGTGATTCTGAGTATGCATTTGCGGAATTTAGATGTTTTCTCATCTCTCTGGGTAAAACCACTTACGAAGCGGTTATCACTCATCCAGACAGCCTAGCGCAATTGCCAGCGTGGCCGGAAAAGGACGGTTATGCCTATCCATTTGTGGACGAGTATGATTTGATTGCAGGGCAATTGTACGAAGATAGAACGGGTGAAGAGTTGCCATTTATGCCATCGGGCAAGGCGACACCAGTTGGCAAGAAATTTAGCACTAAGCCCAAGGAACTAAAGCAACAATATCCTGAGCTTAGTGCACGTTTTCCCTTTTAA
- a CDS encoding TraB/GumN family protein: MATSQWRLIVSICCAAVFGSAASWAAVDDKPPFYQLEWQGKSAYLLGSIHIGSADFYPLPSQIEAAFDRAKALVVEVDMNKVDSRALLQKYGMADKALGLDWQSRDQQTVAAMVPYCEAQMSLCQSIQSFAPWLQASQLNLLRYNGLGYSTDYGVDMQLLGRSARRAVFELETAESQFQLLASFDSQTQWSMVREAISVEDAELLSLITAWRTGDEAALDTLMQEQMGGEEDTQMLEKLLWQRNQTMAEGIIKLMKADGSPVPLFVVIGAGHVVGDKSVVQRLKQAGVKVTACWREVCQ; the protein is encoded by the coding sequence ATGGCAACAAGCCAATGGCGACTAATAGTCTCAATCTGTTGTGCCGCTGTGTTTGGCAGCGCAGCAAGTTGGGCGGCTGTGGATGATAAGCCGCCATTTTATCAGCTAGAGTGGCAGGGTAAGAGCGCCTATTTACTGGGTTCTATCCATATTGGCAGTGCCGATTTTTATCCTTTACCGAGCCAAATTGAAGCAGCATTCGACCGCGCGAAGGCGTTAGTGGTCGAAGTCGATATGAATAAAGTCGATAGCCGCGCCTTGTTACAAAAATATGGCATGGCAGATAAAGCACTGGGCCTAGATTGGCAGAGCCGTGATCAGCAAACGGTCGCCGCTATGGTGCCCTATTGTGAGGCTCAAATGAGTTTATGCCAATCTATACAATCATTTGCCCCATGGTTGCAGGCATCTCAACTTAATCTCCTTCGTTATAATGGCTTAGGCTATAGCACGGATTATGGCGTGGATATGCAACTACTTGGGCGCAGTGCAAGGCGAGCTGTGTTTGAGTTAGAAACGGCAGAGTCGCAGTTTCAATTATTGGCTTCATTCGATAGCCAGACTCAATGGTCCATGGTGCGCGAAGCCATTAGTGTTGAAGATGCCGAATTATTGTCACTCATTACGGCTTGGCGCACGGGGGATGAGGCCGCCCTCGATACGCTGATGCAGGAACAGATGGGGGGAGAGGAGGATACTCAAATGTTGGAGAAGCTCCTCTGGCAGCGAAACCAGACTATGGCCGAGGGTATTATCAAGCTTATGAAGGCCGATGGATCGCCGGTTCCCTTATTTGTGGTAATAGGCGCGGGCCATGTGGTGGGCGATAAGAGTGTAGTGCAGCGGCTCAAACAGGCGGGGGTGAAAGTTACCGCCTGTTGGCGTGAGGTGTGCCAGTAG